Proteins encoded within one genomic window of Anopheles gambiae chromosome 3, idAnoGambNW_F1_1, whole genome shotgun sequence:
- the LOC1280561 gene encoding calcium-transporting ATPase type 2C member 1 isoform X3, translating to MPSGAIDTGGGGDTANDTDAEKEMLLSTAESSAYSAQEVAARLRVDVRTGLRWSEANSRSKIVGYNELNALDDEPPWMKYVQQFKNPLILLLLGSALVSACMRQFDDAISITIAIIIVVTVAFIQEYRSEKSLEELKKLVPPECHCLREGRLETFLARNLVPGDIVYLNVGDRVPADIRIFEAFDLSIDESSFTGETEPARKSVEVVLNANNTKNHASMKNIAFMGTLVRCGNGKGIVVSTAENSEFGEVFKMMQAEEAPKTPMQKSMDILGAQLSFYSFCIIGAIMLLGWIQAKPLVEMFTISVSLAVAAIPEGLPIVVTVTLALGVMRMAKRHCIVKKLPTVETLGCVTVICSDKTGTITKNEMTVTVIITSDGYMADVTGAGYNDNGEIHIRDCNSMDNAKASINQLLEAGVVCNNAIIQNDTLLGQPTEGALLAAAMKNGQYSAADNYLRIQEYPFSSEQKMMAVKAVPKYANTKEELFFVKGAIEMVLPQCTKFWYGGQAIALSKQNEAEFLQEAYEIGRKGLRVLAIARGTSLQDLVYLGLVGITDPPRPLVRESIEMLRSSGVLVKMVTGDSQETAMAIASKIGLDIVHMQAMSGHDIDQMNEMQLEKIINTVSVFYRVTPKHKLAIVKALQQNGHIVGMTGDGVNDGVALKRADIGIAMGKNGTDVCKEAADMILVDDDFHTIIAAIEEGKGIFWNIRNFVRFQLSTSIAALSLIALSTLMGISNPLNAMQILWINIIMDGPPAQSLGVEPVDQDVLKQKPRNVKQPMISKSLIINVLLSAGIIILGTLWVFQREMADGTGVTSRDTTMTFTCFVLFDMWNALSCRSQTKSVFQIGLFTNRMFLLAVGFSLLGQLLVIYFPPLQMVFQTEALSAMDLLFLVSLTSSVFIVSELKKWFERTMERRMYRKRTELDFV from the exons ATGCCG AGCGGTGCAATAGACACCGGAGGAGGTGGAGATACGGCCAACGACACGGACGCGGAAAAGGAAATGCTCCTGTCGACGGCCGAATCGTCGGCCTACTCGGCACAGGAGGTAGCGGCCCGGCTCCGGGTGGACGTTCGCACGGGCCTGCGATGGTCGGAAGCCAACAGTCGCTCCAAGATCGTCGGCTACAACGAGCTCAACGCACTGGACGACGAGCCACCCTGGATGAAGTATGTGCAGCAGTTTAAAAATCCActgatcctgctgctgctgg GTTCCGCCCTCGTGAGTGCCTGTATGCGACAGTTTGATGATGCAATCAGTATTACCATTGCGATCATTATCGTCGTCACGGTTGCGTTCATCCAAGAGTATCGTTCGGAGAAAAGTTTGGAGGAGCTTAAGAAGCTTGTCCCGCCGGAATGTCACTG CTTACGGGAAGGTCGGCTGGAAACGTTTCTGGCAAGAAATCTCGTACCGGGCGATATCGTGTACCTCAACGTAGGCGATCGCGTCCCGGCCGACATACGCATCTTCGAAGCGTTCGATCTGTCGATCGACGAGTCAAGCTTTACGGGCGAAACGGAACCGGCACGCAAAAGCGTCGAGGTGGTACTGAACGCCAACAACACCAAGAACCATGCCAGTATGAAAAACATTGCCTTCATGGGCACGCTAGTTAGATGTGGTAATGGAAAG GGTATCGTAGTTAGCACGGCCGAAAACAGCGAGTTCGGCGAGGTCTTTAAAATGATGCAGGCCGAGGAAGCGCCAAAAACGCCGatgcaaaaatcgatggacATTCTCGGCGCGCAGCTGAGCTTCTACTCGTTCTGCATCATCGGCGCCATCATGCTGCTCGGCTGGATACAGGCCAAACCGCTGGTGGAAATGTTCACCATCAGCGTCAGCTTGGCCGTGGCCGCcattccggaag GTCTACCGATCGTTGTAACCGTAACGCTCGCTCTCGGCGTCATGCGTATGGCTAAACGGCACTGCATCGTTAAAAAGCTGCCAACGGTCGAGACGCTCGGCTGCGTCACCGTCATTTGCTCGGACAAAACCGGTACGATCACGAAGAACGAGATGACGGTCACCGTCATCATCACGTCCGACGGCTACATGGCGGACGTAACCGGCGCCGGCTACAACGATAATGGGGAAATTCACATCCGCGACTGCAACAGCATGGACAATGCGAAGGCCAGCATCAACCAGCTGCTCGAGGCGGGCGTCGTGTGCAACAATGCGATCATCCAGAACGACACACTGCTCGGCCAGCCGACCGAAGGGGCGCTGCTGGCGGCGGCAATGAAGAACGGCCAGTACTCGGCCGCGGACAACTATCTGCGCATCCAGGAGTACCCGTTCAGCTCGGAGCAGAAGATGATGGCGGTGAAGGCGGTGCCAAAGTACGCCAACACGAAGGAGGAGCTGTTCTTCGTGAAGGGCGCGATCGAGATGGTTTTGCCCCAGTGCACCAAGTTCTGGTACGGCGGGCAAGCGATCGCACTGAGCAAACAGAACGAGGCAGAATTCCTGCAGGAAGCGTACGAGATCGGGCGGAAAGGGCTGCGTGTGCTGGCGATTGCGCGGGGCACCTCGCTGCAGGATCTGGTCTATCTCGGGCTGGTGGGAATAACCGATCCGCCGAGACCGCTCGTGCGCGAATCGATCGAAATGCTGCGCTCGAGCGGTGTGCTGGTGAAGATGGTCACGGGAGACTCTCAAGAAACGGCCATGGCAATCG CTTCTAAAATTGGACTAGACATTGTGCACATGCAGGCCATGTCCGGGCATGATATTGATCAGATGAACGAAATGCAGCTGGAAAAGATAATCAACACGGTGAGCGTGTTTTATCGCGTCACACCCAAGCACAAGCTCGCGATCGTGAAGGCGCTGCAGCAGAACGGCCACATCGTCGGTATGACGGGCGATGGTGTGAACGACGGTGTGGCGCTCAAGCGTGCCGACATTGGCATTGCCATGGGCAAGAACGGTACCGACGTGTGCAAGGAAGCTGCCGACATGATCCTGGTCGATGACGATTTCCATACGATCAT TGCTGCCATTGAGGAAGGCAAAGGTATTTTCTGGAACATTCGCAACTTTGTCCGGTTCCAGCTGTCCACGTCGATTGCAGCACTGTCGCTGATTGCACTGTCCACGCTGATGGGCATCTCGAACCCGCTCAATGCGATGCAAATCCTGTGGATCAACATCATCATGGACGGACCGCCGGCCCAGTCGCTCGGCGTCGAGCCGGTCGACCAGGACGTGCTGAAGCAGAAACCGCGGAACGTGAAACAGCCCATGATTTCGAAATCGCTCATCATCAATGTGCTGCTGTCGGCGGGCATCATCATCCTCGGTACGCTGTGGGTGTTCCAGCGCGAGATGGCGGACGGGACGGGCGTGACGAGCCGCGATACGACCATGACCTTTACCTGCTTTGTGCTGTTCGACATGTGGAATGCGCTGAGCTGTCGATCGCAGACAAAGAGTGTATTTCAA ATTGGCCTGTTTACGAACCGGATGTTCCTGCTGGCGGTCGGCTTTTCACTCCTCGGCCAGCTGCTCGTCATCTATTTCCCGCCGCTGCAGATGGTTTTCCAAACGGAAGCGCTCTCAGCGATGGATCTCCTCTTTCTCGTCTCGCTCACCTCGAGTGTGTTCATCGTGTCCGAGCTGAAGAAGTGGTTCGAGCGCACCATGGAGCGACGAATGTACCGCAAGCGCACCGAGCTTGACTTTGTATGA